Proteins from one Microbacterium sp. Root553 genomic window:
- the manD gene encoding D-mannonate dehydratase ManD, protein MTIELVDVTITSPGRNFVTLKITTSDGITGLGDATLNGRELAVAAYLSEHVASMLVGRDEDRIEDTWQYLYRGPYWRRGPVTMAAIAAVDMALWDIKAKKAGMPLYQLLGGASREGVRVYAHASGTDYAALSNAITGYKELGYTAVRVQTGVPGLGQIYGVSNAGPGVRYDYEPAKRSGARPAEETWDTRNYLSHMPGIFAQIREEFGTDLRILHDGHHRMSPIEAARFAKDIEPYDLFWLEDCTPGEDQTALRLVRQHSTTPLAIGEVFNSVYDYQTLITERLIDYVRSAVTHTGGITAMKKLLDFAAIYGIKSGIHGPTDISPVGMAAALHLDLAIHNFGIQEYMPHNEKTLEVFQTSFTFDEGFLYPGDLPGLGVELDEEAAAAHEYTKAYLPVNRLLDGTVHDW, encoded by the coding sequence ATGACCATCGAGCTCGTCGACGTCACCATCACCAGCCCCGGCCGCAACTTCGTGACGCTGAAGATCACGACCTCCGACGGCATCACCGGCCTCGGTGACGCCACGCTGAACGGCCGCGAGCTCGCGGTCGCCGCCTACCTGTCGGAGCACGTCGCGTCGATGCTCGTCGGCCGCGACGAGGACAGGATCGAAGACACCTGGCAGTACCTCTACCGCGGACCGTACTGGCGTCGCGGCCCTGTGACCATGGCGGCGATCGCCGCGGTCGACATGGCGCTGTGGGACATCAAGGCCAAGAAGGCCGGGATGCCGCTGTACCAGCTGCTCGGCGGCGCCAGCCGGGAGGGCGTGCGGGTGTACGCCCACGCCTCGGGCACCGACTATGCGGCGCTCTCCAACGCGATCACCGGCTACAAGGAGCTCGGCTACACCGCGGTGCGCGTGCAGACCGGCGTGCCGGGTCTCGGTCAGATCTACGGCGTCTCGAACGCCGGACCCGGCGTGCGCTACGACTACGAGCCGGCCAAGCGCTCGGGTGCGCGCCCCGCCGAGGAGACCTGGGACACCCGCAACTACCTCAGCCACATGCCCGGGATCTTCGCCCAGATCCGCGAGGAGTTCGGCACCGATCTGCGCATCCTGCACGACGGACATCACCGGATGTCGCCCATCGAGGCCGCGCGCTTCGCGAAGGACATCGAACCCTACGACCTCTTCTGGCTCGAGGACTGCACCCCCGGCGAGGACCAGACCGCGCTGCGTCTGGTGCGCCAGCACTCCACGACACCCCTCGCGATCGGCGAGGTCTTCAACTCGGTGTACGACTACCAGACGCTGATCACCGAGCGACTGATCGACTACGTGCGCTCGGCCGTCACGCACACCGGTGGCATCACCGCCATGAAGAAGCTGCTCGACTTCGCCGCGATCTACGGCATCAAGTCCGGCATCCACGGACCCACCGACATCTCCCCGGTCGGCATGGCCGCCGCGCTGCACCTCGACCTGGCGATCCACAATTTCGGCATCCAGGAGTACATGCCCCACAATGAGAAGACCCTCGAGGTCTTCCAGACCTCGTTCACCTTCGACGAGGGATTCCTGTACCCCGGTGACCTTCCGGGTCTGGGTGTGGAGCTCGACGAAGAGGCCGCAGCCGCTCACGAATACACCAAGGCGTATCTGCCGGTGAACCGACTTCTCGACGGGACCGTACATGACTGGTGA
- a CDS encoding MFS transporter: MSEAPTTTPAVDPAEKRSVRDLVRAAISGWLGTALEFMDYQLYSLAAALVFADLFFSSENPAVAVVAAMATYGVGYVARPVGAFFFARLGDKTGRTKVLFYTILLMGLATTLIGFLPTYNQVGVLAPILLVLLRIAQGFGAGAEISGAGVMLAEYAPAKRRGIIASLVALGTNCGTLLASGIWAILLVAYSEQEVIDWAWRIPFIGSAVIMLFAIWVRFNLKETPVFEEREDVVDGKALSKEDTIKLATETGDVRTLEAMERKPWKAFSIALLLRFGQAGNSGMIQTYLISYITVVLLLDRSIGVNAVIVSSLVAFITVPLSGWLGDRFGRKRMYMIWAVIALIVIVPTMLMISSGVTLQVFIGYVVLHNLAVMSFASLENLTLPELFGARNRYTFTAMAREIAAIVATGAGPVIAAAWVSAATGSFIPIIIMLFIFTLSALIASIWMPEVAGRDLTDPRDAI, translated from the coding sequence ATGTCAGAAGCCCCGACGACGACCCCGGCCGTCGATCCCGCCGAGAAGAGGTCGGTGCGCGACCTCGTGCGCGCAGCCATCTCCGGATGGCTCGGCACCGCCCTCGAGTTCATGGACTACCAGCTCTACTCGCTGGCCGCCGCGCTCGTGTTCGCCGACCTGTTCTTCTCGTCCGAGAACCCCGCGGTCGCGGTCGTCGCCGCGATGGCCACCTACGGTGTCGGCTACGTCGCGCGTCCCGTCGGCGCGTTCTTCTTCGCCCGTCTCGGCGACAAGACCGGCCGCACGAAGGTGCTGTTCTACACGATCCTGCTGATGGGTCTCGCGACCACCCTGATCGGCTTCCTGCCCACGTACAACCAGGTGGGTGTGCTCGCGCCGATCCTCCTCGTGCTGCTGCGCATCGCGCAGGGCTTCGGTGCGGGTGCCGAGATCTCGGGCGCGGGCGTCATGCTCGCCGAGTACGCACCGGCGAAGCGCCGCGGCATCATCGCCTCGCTCGTCGCACTGGGCACGAACTGCGGCACGCTGCTCGCCTCGGGCATCTGGGCGATCCTGCTCGTCGCCTACAGCGAGCAGGAAGTCATCGACTGGGCATGGCGCATCCCGTTCATCGGCAGCGCGGTCATCATGCTCTTCGCCATCTGGGTGCGCTTCAACCTCAAGGAGACCCCGGTCTTCGAGGAGCGCGAGGACGTCGTCGACGGCAAGGCCCTCTCCAAGGAGGACACGATCAAGCTCGCCACCGAGACCGGTGACGTGCGCACCCTCGAGGCGATGGAGCGCAAGCCCTGGAAGGCGTTCTCGATCGCCCTCCTGCTGCGTTTCGGCCAGGCCGGCAACTCGGGCATGATCCAGACCTACCTGATCAGCTACATCACCGTCGTGCTGCTGCTCGACCGCTCGATCGGCGTCAACGCCGTGATCGTCTCGTCGCTCGTCGCCTTCATCACCGTCCCGCTCTCGGGCTGGCTCGGCGACAGGTTCGGCCGCAAGCGCATGTACATGATCTGGGCGGTCATCGCACTCATCGTCATCGTCCCGACGATGCTCATGATCAGCAGCGGTGTCACGCTGCAGGTCTTCATCGGCTACGTCGTGCTGCACAACCTCGCGGTGATGAGCTTCGCCTCGCTCGAGAACCTGACGCTCCCCGAGCTGTTCGGTGCGCGCAACCGGTACACGTTCACGGCCATGGCACGCGAGATCGCCGCCATCGTCGCGACCGGCGCGGGCCCGGTCATCGCCGCCGCATGGGTGTCGGCCGCCACCGGCTCGTTCATCCCGATCATCATCATGCTGTTCATCTTCACCCTGAGCGCGCTCATCGCCTCGATCTGGATGCCCGAGGTCGCAGGCCGCGACCTGACGGACCCCCGCGACGCGATCTGA
- a CDS encoding aldo/keto reductase, protein MLDTADSVRLGGSGLRISKVVLGCMSFGAPDRGAHGWSLDEETSRPLIQQALEAGITTFDTADVYSDGTSEEFVGRALADFARRDEIVIATKVHGRMGPGANQAGLSRAHILSGIDASLRRLGTDHVDLYQIHRWDSQTPIEETMEALNDVVRSGKARYIGASSMWAWQFAKAQHTAQQNGWTRFVSMQDQYNLLQREEEREMHPFCLDSGVGVLPWSPLARGRLTRDWDEKTARTATDAFGATLYRREEESNRAIVEAVAHVAEERGVSRAQIALAWVAQQSAVTAPIVGATKASHIDDAVASAGIRLEDSELEVLQSAYTPREPEGF, encoded by the coding sequence ATGCTCGACACGGCAGACAGCGTGAGGCTCGGCGGCTCCGGCCTGCGGATCTCGAAAGTGGTGCTCGGATGCATGAGCTTCGGCGCACCGGATCGGGGCGCACACGGGTGGTCGCTCGATGAGGAGACCAGCAGGCCCCTGATCCAGCAGGCGCTGGAGGCCGGGATCACCACGTTCGACACCGCCGACGTGTATTCCGACGGCACGAGCGAGGAGTTCGTCGGACGGGCGCTGGCCGACTTCGCGCGCCGCGACGAGATCGTCATCGCCACCAAGGTGCATGGCCGCATGGGACCCGGTGCCAACCAGGCCGGACTCAGCAGGGCACACATCCTGTCGGGCATCGACGCGAGTCTGAGACGCCTCGGCACCGACCACGTCGACCTCTACCAGATCCATCGCTGGGATTCCCAGACGCCGATCGAAGAGACGATGGAGGCGCTGAACGACGTCGTCCGCTCGGGCAAGGCCCGATACATCGGAGCGTCGTCGATGTGGGCGTGGCAGTTCGCGAAGGCCCAGCACACCGCGCAGCAGAACGGCTGGACGCGATTCGTCTCGATGCAGGACCAGTACAACCTGCTGCAGCGCGAGGAGGAGCGGGAGATGCATCCGTTCTGCCTCGACTCCGGGGTCGGTGTACTGCCGTGGTCACCCCTGGCGCGAGGCAGGCTCACGCGCGACTGGGACGAGAAGACGGCGCGCACGGCGACGGATGCCTTCGGTGCGACGCTCTACCGCCGTGAAGAGGAGTCGAATCGAGCCATCGTCGAGGCCGTCGCTCACGTCGCCGAGGAGCGAGGGGTCTCCCGTGCGCAGATCGCGCTCGCGTGGGTCGCGCAGCAGTCCGCGGTGACCGCACCCATCGTCGGTGCGACGAAGGCGTCGCACATCGACGACGCCGTCGCCTCCGCCGGCATCCGGCTCGAAGACTCCGAACTCGAGGTTCTCCAGTCCGCGTACACGCCGCGCGAACCCGAAGGGTTCTGA
- a CDS encoding Pr6Pr family membrane protein, with protein sequence MVRHSDVLTGAPNGTTLLFYTMVSNLLCLVWVALLVVRTARDLREAGASGTSTPSPRASGAVMMAITVTMLIYLVVLVPARFADGDSDVFSLTDNLIHIITPLLVIVDWLIFVPKGAFRWVDPLLWTLIPYAYLVWAFVYGALGGEFTPGQKYPYPFMDVDVLGVGGVAQWIVALTLALIVVGLVFVVIDRTLAALARRIPRR encoded by the coding sequence GTGGTCCGGCATTCCGACGTGCTGACCGGAGCCCCGAACGGGACGACGCTGCTGTTCTACACGATGGTCAGCAACCTGCTCTGCCTCGTCTGGGTGGCTCTGCTCGTCGTGCGCACGGCCCGCGATCTGCGTGAGGCGGGGGCATCCGGCACCTCGACGCCGAGTCCGCGAGCAAGCGGAGCGGTGATGATGGCGATCACCGTCACGATGCTCATCTACCTGGTCGTCCTGGTGCCGGCGAGATTCGCCGACGGCGACTCCGACGTCTTCTCGCTGACCGACAACCTCATCCACATCATCACGCCGCTGCTGGTGATCGTGGACTGGCTGATCTTCGTCCCCAAGGGCGCGTTCCGGTGGGTCGATCCGCTGCTGTGGACGCTCATCCCCTACGCCTACCTCGTCTGGGCCTTCGTCTACGGAGCTCTCGGCGGGGAGTTCACACCCGGCCAGAAGTACCCCTACCCGTTCATGGACGTCGACGTCCTCGGAGTCGGCGGCGTCGCCCAGTGGATCGTGGCACTGACCCTGGCGCTCATCGTCGTCGGCCTGGTGTTCGTCGTGATCGATCGCACCCTCGCCGCCCTCGCACGGCGCATTCCCCGCCGCTGA
- a CDS encoding bifunctional 4-hydroxy-2-oxoglutarate aldolase/2-dehydro-3-deoxy-phosphogluconate aldolase — protein sequence MTGDTPRIALPPRSVDSRLIVVARAKRAEDYDAVLEVLVDAGIRSVELTLTTPGTFDHFPRLLAQFGEVADLGIGTVTSSADLGRAVDAGAHYLVTPITSTAFVQQATDAGVPIVPGGLTPTELFASWSAGASAVKIFPAGQVGPAYLKDLRGPFPDLVTVPSGGVDLDGASAWLAAGAVAVSVGGPLLGDAFSGGDLTALRDRTQAFVEVCAR from the coding sequence ATGACTGGTGACACCCCCCGCATCGCGCTCCCGCCCCGCTCGGTCGACTCCCGTCTGATCGTCGTCGCCCGTGCGAAGCGGGCGGAGGACTACGACGCCGTTCTCGAGGTGCTGGTCGATGCCGGCATCCGCAGTGTCGAGCTGACGCTCACCACGCCCGGCACGTTCGACCACTTCCCCCGCCTGCTCGCGCAGTTCGGCGAGGTGGCAGACCTCGGCATCGGCACCGTCACGTCGTCGGCCGACCTCGGTCGCGCAGTCGACGCCGGTGCCCACTACCTGGTCACTCCGATCACCTCGACAGCGTTCGTGCAGCAGGCCACGGATGCGGGTGTGCCCATCGTCCCCGGCGGCCTCACCCCGACCGAGCTGTTCGCGTCGTGGTCGGCCGGTGCATCGGCGGTCAAGATCTTCCCCGCAGGACAGGTCGGTCCGGCATACCTGAAGGACCTTCGCGGCCCGTTCCCCGACCTGGTGACCGTGCCGTCGGGCGGCGTCGACCTCGACGGCGCCTCCGCGTGGCTCGCGGCCGGTGCGGTCGCGGTGAGCGTCGGCGGCCCCCTGCTCGGCGACGCCTTCTCGGGCGGCGACCTCACCGCGCTGCGCGACCGGACCCAGGCCTTCGTCGAGGTGTGCGCTCGATGA
- a CDS encoding DUF952 domain-containing protein: MSDLIHHIAIQDDWEMSRGFGEYVVSTRGVHLDDAGFIHAATADRLDEVIAARFSDLALPLLDIAIRPEGLAAEGIAVEWVDGFPRILGAVPMTAEVVASETPLSR, translated from the coding sequence ATGTCCGATCTGATCCACCACATCGCCATCCAGGACGACTGGGAGATGAGCCGAGGGTTCGGCGAGTACGTCGTGTCGACCCGGGGCGTGCATCTCGACGACGCCGGATTCATCCACGCCGCCACCGCAGATCGGCTCGACGAGGTGATCGCCGCCCGCTTCAGCGACCTCGCGCTCCCGCTCCTCGACATCGCGATCCGCCCCGAGGGGCTGGCCGCCGAGGGGATCGCCGTCGAGTGGGTCGACGGATTCCCGCGCATCCTCGGCGCAGTGCCCATGACGGCTGAGGTCGTGGCCTCCGAGACTCCTCTCTCGCGCTGA
- a CDS encoding TetR/AcrR family transcriptional regulator C-terminal domain-containing protein codes for MTGKRGRPSAAEAGARDERVIDVVVAVLTGEGLEALTLDRVSADAHVAKRTLYTVFGDRAGLVRAAVRRQHAYLGDAGDGAADLRSAARGILRHLLGDEAIGVHRAITGAAALHPLLAREFYEEGPARAQGFLAAHLPADAPVSPALLFTALLGEPHRRRLLGLAGPFSVSEIDAQVDEVLRAFGLGSSDPARQGQESSSS; via the coding sequence ATGACGGGAAAGCGCGGGCGGCCCTCCGCGGCAGAGGCGGGTGCCAGGGATGAGCGCGTCATCGACGTCGTCGTCGCCGTGTTGACCGGGGAGGGGCTCGAGGCGTTGACCCTCGACCGCGTCTCCGCCGACGCTCACGTCGCCAAGCGCACGCTGTACACGGTGTTCGGCGACCGGGCAGGGCTCGTGCGCGCGGCGGTCCGCCGACAGCACGCCTACCTCGGGGATGCCGGAGACGGGGCGGCCGACCTGCGATCGGCAGCCCGCGGCATCCTTCGTCATCTGCTCGGGGACGAGGCGATCGGGGTGCACCGTGCGATCACCGGTGCCGCCGCCCTGCATCCGCTTCTCGCCCGCGAGTTCTACGAGGAAGGGCCGGCGCGGGCCCAGGGGTTCCTCGCCGCGCACCTCCCCGCAGACGCGCCGGTCTCGCCCGCGCTGCTCTTCACCGCTCTTCTCGGTGAGCCGCATCGACGTCGACTGCTGGGCCTCGCCGGGCCGTTCTCCGTCAGCGAGATCGACGCGCAGGTCGACGAGGTGCTCCGGGCGTTCGGCCTGGGCTCCTCCGATCCGGCGCGTCAAGGGCAGGAATCCTCCTCGTCCTGA
- the arr gene encoding NAD(+)--rifampin ADP-ribosyltransferase has product MSDARDDGPFFHGTKADLRPGDLLTAGFHSNYRPEIVMNHIYFTAVADGAGLAAELAPGDREPRVYEVEVTGEFENDPNVTDKKFPGNPTRSYRSTASLRVIREVHDWTRLTPEALAAWRERLAAIRDDERGEIIN; this is encoded by the coding sequence GTGAGTGACGCACGGGACGACGGCCCCTTCTTCCACGGCACCAAGGCCGACCTGAGACCGGGAGACCTGTTGACGGCGGGATTCCACTCGAACTATCGCCCTGAGATCGTGATGAACCACATCTACTTCACGGCCGTGGCCGACGGCGCTGGCCTTGCTGCGGAGCTCGCGCCCGGCGACCGCGAGCCGCGTGTCTACGAGGTCGAGGTGACCGGGGAGTTCGAGAACGACCCGAACGTGACCGACAAGAAGTTCCCGGGCAACCCGACCCGGTCATACCGCAGCACGGCATCGCTGCGAGTGATCCGCGAGGTGCACGACTGGACGCGCCTGACACCGGAGGCTCTCGCCGCGTGGCGGGAGCGGCTCGCCGCCATCCGCGACGATGAGCGCGGCGAGATCATCAACTGA
- a CDS encoding GntR family transcriptional regulator, with translation MKKEAVVLTTTDSNPASDIHRQLRGLIVSGQLGANERLPTVRQAASDLGVAPGTVAKAYKLLEQEGLVVSRTAAGTRVAESAALLPAAVMRRIRDLVDEAASTGSSVDDVVNVLRVVWPETSGSPQGGA, from the coding sequence ATGAAGAAGGAGGCCGTGGTGCTGACGACGACGGACAGCAACCCGGCGTCCGACATCCATCGACAGCTTCGCGGCCTCATCGTCTCGGGCCAGCTGGGCGCGAACGAGCGCTTGCCGACCGTTCGACAGGCAGCGAGTGACCTGGGGGTGGCCCCGGGAACGGTGGCGAAGGCGTACAAGCTCCTCGAGCAGGAGGGCCTCGTGGTCAGTCGGACGGCGGCAGGCACGAGGGTCGCCGAGTCGGCTGCCCTGCTGCCTGCGGCGGTCATGCGGCGTATCCGCGACCTCGTCGACGAGGCTGCCTCGACGGGATCGAGTGTCGACGATGTGGTGAATGTGCTGCGCGTGGTCTGGCCGGAGACCTCCGGATCTCCGCAGGGCGGCGCCTGA
- a CDS encoding sugar kinase, which translates to MTSPSVVTLGETMALMRTTEIGSLRHAHAMALGIGGAESNVAIGLARLGVAVSWLGRVGDDSLGERVARDIRAEGVDARVIADAGAPTGLMVKERPSASSTAVQYYRAGSAGSRLHPDDLPDGWIAAASLLHLTGITALLSDTARAALHSAIDHARDAGATVTFDINYRSALASAETAGPVLREIAERADIVFGGAEEFAILYPGLSADGAAARLRSAGCATVVLKRGAEGASVLTDGSVVDAPGFSIDPIDTVGAGDAFVAGYLSGLLDGLDVEQTLQRANACGAMACLVPGDWEAAPSLRDLERFLDGDADPVRR; encoded by the coding sequence ATGACCTCGCCCTCCGTGGTCACTCTGGGCGAGACCATGGCGCTCATGCGCACGACCGAGATCGGTTCGCTGCGGCATGCTCACGCGATGGCGCTCGGCATCGGAGGCGCGGAGAGCAACGTGGCGATCGGCCTCGCCCGCCTGGGTGTCGCCGTGTCGTGGCTCGGACGGGTGGGCGACGACTCCCTCGGTGAGCGCGTCGCGCGGGACATCAGGGCCGAGGGCGTCGACGCGCGCGTCATCGCCGATGCCGGAGCCCCGACCGGGCTGATGGTGAAGGAGCGACCGTCTGCATCGTCGACGGCCGTGCAGTACTACCGTGCGGGGTCGGCCGGATCCCGACTGCACCCCGACGACCTGCCCGACGGGTGGATTGCCGCCGCCTCGCTGCTGCACCTCACCGGCATCACCGCGCTGCTGTCCGACACCGCGCGTGCAGCGCTGCACTCAGCCATCGATCATGCGCGTGATGCGGGGGCCACCGTCACGTTCGACATCAACTACCGTTCTGCGCTGGCATCGGCCGAGACGGCCGGTCCGGTGCTGCGTGAGATCGCCGAGCGCGCCGACATCGTGTTCGGAGGCGCCGAGGAGTTCGCGATCCTCTACCCGGGGCTGTCGGCCGACGGGGCGGCAGCGCGGCTCCGTTCCGCGGGATGCGCGACGGTCGTGCTCAAGCGCGGCGCGGAGGGCGCGTCGGTCCTCACCGACGGCTCGGTGGTCGATGCACCCGGCTTCTCGATCGATCCGATCGACACGGTCGGTGCAGGAGATGCCTTCGTCGCGGGCTACCTGAGCGGTCTGCTCGACGGCCTCGACGTCGAGCAGACTCTGCAGCGAGCGAACGCGTGCGGCGCGATGGCCTGCCTCGTGCCCGGCGACTGGGAGGCCGCGCCGTCGCTGCGCGACCTCGAGCGCTTCCTCGACGGCGACGCCGACCCGGTGCGACGCTGA
- a CDS encoding L-idonate 5-dehydrogenase produces the protein MKSLAIHGKEDIRWEDREVPTPGEGEVRLRVNYVGICGSDLHYYFHGANGEYTIREPLTPGHELSGVVDLDPSGRLAPGTPVTVHPARYGPEVPGLENRPHLRSGGDYLGSAAADPHRQGGASELLLVEDHMIRVLPASLPLERAALAEPLAVAIHAVSLAGDITGMRVLVIGAGPIGLLVVAAAVNAGASVVGASDVRAEPLDRAQALGATEVSLVGRDTIENESYDVVFECSGVGVALSSAVRAARRAGTIVQVGMLPNADIGVNLAPMLAKELTIRGAFRFSTEIDDAIALLAESDALDSVISHVIPASDAVEALQLARDSSASAKVLLSL, from the coding sequence ATGAAGTCTCTCGCCATCCACGGCAAGGAAGACATCCGCTGGGAGGACCGCGAGGTCCCGACCCCCGGTGAGGGCGAGGTACGCCTCCGCGTGAACTACGTCGGCATCTGCGGGTCCGACCTGCACTACTACTTCCACGGCGCCAACGGCGAGTACACGATCCGCGAGCCCCTGACCCCCGGTCACGAGCTCTCCGGCGTCGTCGACCTCGATCCGTCCGGGCGCCTCGCACCCGGCACACCGGTGACCGTGCACCCCGCCCGCTACGGACCCGAGGTCCCGGGCCTCGAGAACCGTCCGCACCTGCGCTCCGGGGGCGACTACCTCGGCAGCGCCGCGGCGGACCCGCACCGTCAGGGCGGAGCATCCGAGCTCCTGCTCGTCGAAGACCACATGATCCGCGTGCTGCCGGCCTCCCTTCCGCTCGAGCGTGCGGCCCTCGCCGAGCCGCTGGCCGTCGCGATCCACGCCGTGAGCCTCGCCGGTGACATCACCGGCATGCGCGTGCTCGTGATCGGGGCCGGCCCCATCGGCCTGCTCGTCGTGGCCGCCGCGGTCAACGCCGGAGCATCCGTCGTGGGCGCCAGCGATGTGCGCGCCGAGCCCCTCGACCGCGCGCAGGCACTCGGCGCGACCGAGGTCTCGCTCGTCGGCCGCGACACGATCGAGAACGAGTCGTACGACGTCGTCTTCGAGTGCTCCGGCGTCGGAGTCGCGCTCTCCTCGGCCGTCCGCGCGGCCCGCCGCGCCGGCACCATCGTGCAGGTCGGGATGCTGCCCAACGCCGACATCGGAGTGAACCTCGCCCCGATGCTCGCCAAGGAGCTCACGATCCGCGGTGCGTTCCGCTTCTCCACCGAGATCGACGATGCGATCGCCCTGCTCGCCGAGTCCGACGCGCTCGACTCCGTCATCTCCCACGTCATCCCGGCATCCGACGCCGTCGAGGCCCTCCAGCTCGCTCGCGACTCGTCCGCCTCGGCGAAGGTCCTGCTGTCCCTCTAG
- a CDS encoding isochorismatase family protein codes for MTTSATLRALGGTVDRPAALAASTVVLVDFQNTYTRGEMELEGWDAALDAAADLLARARTAGATVIHVQHDGGAGSAYDIRDDIGAIHERVAPIDGEAVVVKKAPNSFVGTELGDLVDAAGHEDVVIAGFMTHMCVNYTTEGAFLRGNRPTVVAAATATRSLPSVAGDVPAEQLHRAALAGIADLYATVVATVDDLGR; via the coding sequence ATGACCACCTCTGCCACTCTGCGCGCCCTCGGCGGCACCGTCGATCGGCCCGCGGCTCTCGCGGCATCGACCGTCGTCCTCGTCGACTTCCAGAACACATACACCCGCGGCGAGATGGAGCTCGAGGGGTGGGATGCCGCGCTCGACGCCGCGGCCGACCTGCTCGCCCGTGCCCGCACGGCAGGTGCGACGGTCATCCATGTGCAGCACGACGGCGGCGCGGGCTCGGCGTACGACATCCGCGACGACATCGGGGCGATCCATGAGCGCGTCGCCCCCATCGACGGCGAGGCCGTCGTCGTCAAGAAGGCGCCGAACTCCTTCGTCGGCACCGAGCTCGGCGACCTCGTAGACGCCGCGGGTCACGAGGATGTCGTGATCGCCGGATTCATGACCCACATGTGCGTGAACTACACCACCGAAGGCGCGTTCCTGCGCGGCAACCGGCCCACGGTCGTCGCCGCGGCGACCGCCACCCGAAGCCTTCCGTCGGTCGCCGGCGACGTGCCCGCCGAGCAGCTGCACCGCGCGGCCCTCGCGGGCATCGCCGATCTCTACGCCACCGTCGTCGCGACCGTCGATGACCTGGGTCGCTGA
- a CDS encoding siderophore-interacting protein has protein sequence MPEQPRRTPSQAVLAVEKVEQVSPELVRITAGGDGYADFTDNVYTDKYVKILFADPRHGLTPPYDLAQLRAQSPEKLPTPRTYTIRSSDPEQRRLVIDFVVHGDEGIAGPWARQAKPGDTIVVSGAGGGYRPDPESPWHLLVGDHTALPAISSAIEAMPADAGGHVVLTVADPADRILPDVPSGVTLRWTETDDELLAVLADLPWAEGHPGVFAHGERGTIKQVRALLKQHDVPRERLSISAYWARGRAEDQFQAEKREPIGQIE, from the coding sequence ATGCCGGAACAGCCCCGACGTACGCCCAGCCAGGCGGTCCTCGCCGTCGAGAAGGTCGAGCAGGTCAGCCCTGAACTGGTGAGGATCACGGCCGGGGGCGACGGGTACGCGGACTTCACCGACAACGTCTACACCGACAAGTACGTCAAGATCCTGTTCGCCGATCCGCGACACGGGCTCACCCCGCCGTACGACCTCGCGCAGCTGCGCGCGCAAAGTCCGGAGAAGCTGCCCACGCCCCGCACGTACACGATCCGCTCGTCCGACCCCGAGCAGCGACGTCTCGTCATCGACTTCGTCGTGCACGGCGACGAGGGGATCGCGGGTCCGTGGGCTCGGCAGGCGAAGCCGGGCGACACGATCGTCGTCAGTGGCGCCGGTGGCGGCTACCGGCCCGACCCCGAGTCGCCCTGGCACCTGCTCGTCGGCGACCACACGGCACTTCCGGCGATCTCGTCGGCGATCGAGGCGATGCCGGCGGATGCGGGCGGGCACGTCGTCCTGACGGTGGCGGATCCCGCGGACCGCATCCTTCCCGACGTCCCGTCCGGTGTGACTCTGCGGTGGACCGAGACCGACGACGAGCTGCTTGCGGTGCTCGCCGACCTGCCCTGGGCCGAGGGGCACCCGGGTGTCTTCGCGCACGGTGAGCGCGGCACGATCAAGCAGGTCAGGGCTCTGCTGAAGCAGCACGACGTGCCGCGAGAGCGGCTGTCGATCTCGGCGTACTGGGCCCGAGGCCGCGCAGAAGACCAGTTCCAGGCAGAGAAGCGCGAGCCCATCGGCCAGATCGAGTAG